From the Bacillota bacterium genome, one window contains:
- a CDS encoding LysE family transporter, protein MLGGILARVMNVERQLAERTVKETMNIAAIFASAFVVGLSGAMMPGSLLVVNISETSRRGLRGGMLAVTAHGVLELMVVVGFAFGLGGILSRRPVAGAIGLAGSVMLAWMAYGTIKTAWSAAPMPVAVRGQQRAPAPEAGPHLRASGKLSAARGDVASFAAGALATVSNPYWTLWWATIGATSVGLALQQGRAASAAFYAGHISSDFAWYFLVSLIVVTGRRLLNDAVYRAVLLVCGCFLVVLAVYFALAGIIMLSG, encoded by the coding sequence ATGCTTGGAGGAATCTTGGCACGCGTGATGAATGTAGAACGACAACTTGCGGAGCGGACGGTGAAAGAGACGATGAACATCGCAGCCATATTCGCCAGCGCTTTTGTCGTGGGCCTCTCCGGCGCGATGATGCCGGGAAGCCTCCTCGTGGTCAACATCAGCGAGACGTCGAGACGGGGGCTCCGCGGGGGCATGCTCGCGGTAACCGCGCACGGAGTGTTGGAGCTCATGGTGGTTGTCGGTTTCGCCTTCGGGCTCGGCGGGATCCTTTCGAGGCGGCCTGTGGCTGGGGCCATAGGGCTTGCCGGGAGCGTCATGCTCGCGTGGATGGCGTACGGCACCATCAAGACGGCATGGAGCGCTGCCCCGATGCCCGTGGCTGTCAGGGGGCAGCAGCGAGCGCCAGCGCCTGAGGCGGGGCCGCATCTTCGGGCCTCGGGCAAGCTGTCGGCCGCGCGCGGAGACGTCGCTTCCTTTGCGGCCGGCGCGCTGGCAACCGTCTCCAACCCCTACTGGACACTCTGGTGGGCCACCATCGGCGCGACCTCGGTCGGGCTTGCCCTTCAGCAAGGACGCGCGGCCTCCGCGGCCTTCTACGCTGGCCACATCTCCTCCGACTTCGCGTGGTACTTCCTGGTTTCGTTGATAGTGGTGACCGGAAGGAGACTGCTCAACGACGCCGTATACAGGGCCGTCCTTCTGGTGTGCGGATGCTTCCTCGTGGTGCTCGCGGTGTACTTCGCCTTGGCCGGGATAATCATGCTTTCAGGATAG